GAGTGATCTGACTCATGACGGTGTAGAGCGTTTACCGCTGCACACATTCACTGAAAACGCCTATCTGAACTATTCCATGTACGTCATCATGGATCGGGCGTTGCCGTACATTGGCGACGGTTTGAAGCCGGTACAACGCCGCATCATCTACGCCATGTCTGAGCTGGGGCTGACCAACAGCGCCAAATTCAAGAAATCCGCCCGCACCGTGGGCGACGTGCTGGGTAAGTATCACCCGCACGGCGACAGCGCGTGTTATGAAGCCATGGTGCTGATGGCGCAGCCGTTCTCGTATCGCTATCCGCTGGTGGACGGCCAGGGGAACTGGGGTGCGCCGGACGATCCCAAGTCGTTCGCGGCGATGCGTTATACCGAATCGCGCCTGTCCAAATACGCTGAGGTCTTGCTGGCCGAACTGGGCCAGGGCACGGTTGACTGGATCCCGAACTTTGACGGCACGCTGCAAGAGCCGAAGATGCTGCCGGCGCGTCTGCCGAACATCCTGCTGAATGGCACCACCGGCATCGCGGTCGGCATGGCGACCGACATTCCGCCGCACAACGTGCGCGAAGTCGCCGCTGCGGCGGTGGCGCTGCTCGACAAGCCGGGCGCCTCGCTCGATGACCTGCTCGAGTTCGTGCAGGGGCCGGACTTCCCGACCGAAGCCGAGATCATCACCCCGCGCGATGAAATTCGCAAAATTTACCAGAGCGGCCGCGGCTCGGTGCGCATGCGCGCCGTGTGGAAGAAAGAGGACGGCAGCGCGGTGATTACCGCCTTGCCGCATCAGGTCTCCGGCGCCAAGGTGCTCGAGCAGATCGCCAGCCAGATGCGCGCCAAGAAGCTGCCGATGGTCGAGGATCTGCGCGATGAATCCGATCACGAAAACCCGACGCGTCTGGTGATCGTGCCGCGTTCCAACCGCATCGATCTGGAGCAGGTGATGAATCACCTGTTCGCCACCACCGATCTGGAACGCAGCTACCGCATCAACATGAACATGATCGGTCTGGACAACCGCCCGCAGGTGAAAGGGCTGGTGGAGATCCTCACCGAATGGCTGGCCTATCGTCGCGATACGGTGCGCCGCCGCCTGAACTACCGCCTCGAGAAGGTGCTCAAGCGTTTGCATATCCTCGAAGGTTTGCTGGTGGCGTTCCTCAATATCGACGAGGTGATCCACATCATCCGCAGCGAGGATGAGCCGAAGCCGGTGCTGATGCAGCGTTTCGGCATCTCCGATACCCAGGCGGAAGCGATCCTCGAGCTGAAACTGCGTCACCTGGCCAAGCTGGAAGAGGTCAAGATCCGCGGTGAGCAGGACGAGCTGGCGAAAGAGCGCGATCAACTTCAGGCGCTGCTGGCGTCCGAGCGCAAGCTGAATACGCTGATTAAGAAAGAGATCCAGGCCGACGCGCAAACCTACGGCGACGATCGCCGTTCGCCGCTGACCGAGCGTGCGGAAGCCAAGGCGATGAGCGAACACGATTTCGTGCCGTCCGAGCCGGTGACCATCGTGCTGTCGGAAATGGGCTGGGTGCGCAGCGCCAAGGGCCACGACATCGATCCGGCAGGGTTGAGCTACAAGGCCGGCGACAGCTTCCGCGGCGCGGCGCGCGGCAAGAGCAACCAGCCGGTGGTGTTCATCGATTCTACCGGGCGCAGCTATGCGCTCGATCCGATGACGTTGCCTTCGGCGCGCGGGCAGGGCGAACCGTTGACCGGCAAGCTGACGCCGCCGCCGGGCGCCACCATTGAGCAGGTGCTGATGGCGGCCGACGATCAAAAACTGCTGATGGCTTCCGACGCCGGTTACGGTTTCGTTTGTACCTTCAACGATCTGGTGGCGCGCAACCGCGCCGGCAAGGTGATGATCACGCTGCCGGACAACGCCAGAGCGCTGCCGCCGATGGAGATCCACGGCGCAGACGATATGCTGCTGTCGATCACCGCCGCCGGGCGCATGCTGATGTTCCCGGTCGCCGATCTGCCGCAGCTGTCGAAGGGTAAGGGCAACAAGATCGTCTCCATTCCGGCGGCGCAGGCCGCCGCCGGTGAAGACAAGCTGGCCTGGCTGTTCGTGCTGCCGCCGCAGGCCTCCGTCACGCTGCATGTCGGCAAACGCAAGCTGACGCTGCGTCCGGAAGATCTGCAGAAGTTCCGTGCGGAGCGCGGCCGTAAGGGCACCCAGCTGCCGCGCGGCCTGCAGCGCATCGATCGCGTGGAAGTGGATGCGCCGGTGCGGGCGTCGGGTGGCGACAGCGAAGAGTAAGCGTTGGCGCCGGCGTTAACGGGCGGTCGCAGCGAGCTGTGGCCGCCTTATTTATTTTTGCTGGCGTTTATTTTCCAAATAGTTAACATTTCTGCGCATAAAATTATTGTGCGTACTGCCGCCTGGCAGGAAAATAGCGAGAAATGCAGGCGACATCGGCGTGCTTACCGCCTGGCCGGCAAATAATGAGTAAAGGAATCTGCGCAGCGAAGTAAACTGCGTTGGCAGTGTGCTAATGAGGTTGTTATGTTATTGATTTTGCGTGCCGTTCTCGCCACTCTTTTCTGTATTCTGGTGTGTATTTTCGGTTCTGTTTATTGCTTGTTCAGCCCGCGCAACCCTCGCCATGTGGCGACCTTCGGCCATCTTTTCGGCCGCCTGTCGACGCTGTTCGGCATCAAGGTTGAAACCCGCGTGCCGGCCGATGCGGCCAACAATGGCAACTGCATCTATATCGCCAACCACCAAAATAACTACGACATGGTGACGGCCTCCAATATCGTGCAGCCGCGCACCGTGACCGTCGGTAAAAAAAGTCTGGTGTGGATCCCGTTTTTCGGCCCGCTGTATTGGCTGACCGGTAATCTGCTGATAGATCGTGATAATCGCGCCAAGGCGCACGGCACCATCGCCCAGGTGGCGGAGCAGTTCAAAAAGAAAGACATTTCGATCTGGATGTTCCCGGAAGGGACCCGCAGCCGCGGTCGTGGGCTGATGCCGTTTAAAACCGGCGCGTTCCACGCGGCTATCGCCGCCGGCGTGCCGATTGTGCCGATCTGCGTATCGACCACCAGCGGTAATATAAATCTTAATCGCTGGAATAACGGTCATGTGATCGTCGAGATGTTGGCGCCGGTGGATACCAGCAAATACGGCAAAGAAAACGTGCGTGAGCTGGCGGCCCATTGCCGCGAGCTGATGGAGGCGAAAATCGCCGAATTGGACGCCGAAGTCGCCCAGCGCAACGCCGCCAAAAAATAAGAGTCTACCGGCTTCAAAGAATAGGATTTTAATTGGCGTTCAGCGCCGTTAACGCCTGAACGCCTGCTAATCTTGATTGGCGGGCGTTTGGGTTTTGCACACGGTTTAGTTATTGCTTTTCATGGAGAAAATATGTCACTCAGTCGACGTCAGTTTTTACAGGCATCGGGCCTGGCGCTGTGCGCGGGCGCCGTGCCGCTGAGGGCTGAGGCGAGCGGAACGCAGACCCTGTTACCCATTCCCCCGCTGCTGGAGTCTCGCCGCGGTCAGCCGCTGTTCCTGACCTTGCAGCGCGCCCATTGGGCGTTTATGGATAACCGTAAAGCGGCGGTGTGGGGCATCAACGGCATGTACCTGGGGCCGACGGTGCGGGTTTACAGCGGTGACGACGTCAAACTGATCTACAGCAACCGCCTGCAGGAGCCGGTAGCGATGACCGTCAGCGGTCTGCAGGTGCCTGGCACGCTGATGGGCGGCGCGCCGCGCATGATGTCGCCTAACGTCGACTGGTCGCCGGTGCTGCCCATTCGTCAGGCGGCGGCCACCTGCTGGTACCACGCCAACACGCCGAACCGTATGGCGCCGCACGTTTACAACGGGCTGGCCGGGCTGTGGTTGGTGGAAGATGCCGTCAGCAAAGCGCTGCCGCTGCCCAACCACTACGGCGTCGACGATTTTCCGCTGATCATTCAGGACAAACGCTTCGATAACTTCGGCACACCGCAATACGATGCACCGTCGCAGGGCGGTTTTGTCGGCGATACGCTGTTGGTCAACGGCGTGCAAAACCCGTATGTCGACGTGTCGCGCGGCTGGGTGCGTCTGCGCCTGCTTAACGCCTCCAACGCGCGTCGCTATACCCTGCAGCTCAGCGACGGGCGGCCGTTCAACGTGATTGCCAGCGATCAGGGCTTCCTGCCTGCGCCGGTCGCGGTGCAGCAGCTGTCGTTGGCGCCTGGCGAACGCCGGGAAGTGCTGATCGACATGTCGAAGGGCGAGGAGGTGACCATCACCGCCGGTGAAGCGGCGGGCATCATGGATCGCCTGCGCGGCCTGTTCGAGCCGTCGAGCATTCT
Above is a window of Serratia nematodiphila DZ0503SBS1 DNA encoding:
- a CDS encoding 1-acylglycerol-3-phosphate O-acyltransferase, with translation MLLILRAVLATLFCILVCIFGSVYCLFSPRNPRHVATFGHLFGRLSTLFGIKVETRVPADAANNGNCIYIANHQNNYDMVTASNIVQPRTVTVGKKSLVWIPFFGPLYWLTGNLLIDRDNRAKAHGTIAQVAEQFKKKDISIWMFPEGTRSRGRGLMPFKTGAFHAAIAAGVPIVPICVSTTSGNINLNRWNNGHVIVEMLAPVDTSKYGKENVRELAAHCRELMEAKIAELDAEVAQRNAAKK
- the parC gene encoding DNA topoisomerase IV subunit A — its product is MSDLTHDGVERLPLHTFTENAYLNYSMYVIMDRALPYIGDGLKPVQRRIIYAMSELGLTNSAKFKKSARTVGDVLGKYHPHGDSACYEAMVLMAQPFSYRYPLVDGQGNWGAPDDPKSFAAMRYTESRLSKYAEVLLAELGQGTVDWIPNFDGTLQEPKMLPARLPNILLNGTTGIAVGMATDIPPHNVREVAAAAVALLDKPGASLDDLLEFVQGPDFPTEAEIITPRDEIRKIYQSGRGSVRMRAVWKKEDGSAVITALPHQVSGAKVLEQIASQMRAKKLPMVEDLRDESDHENPTRLVIVPRSNRIDLEQVMNHLFATTDLERSYRINMNMIGLDNRPQVKGLVEILTEWLAYRRDTVRRRLNYRLEKVLKRLHILEGLLVAFLNIDEVIHIIRSEDEPKPVLMQRFGISDTQAEAILELKLRHLAKLEEVKIRGEQDELAKERDQLQALLASERKLNTLIKKEIQADAQTYGDDRRSPLTERAEAKAMSEHDFVPSEPVTIVLSEMGWVRSAKGHDIDPAGLSYKAGDSFRGAARGKSNQPVVFIDSTGRSYALDPMTLPSARGQGEPLTGKLTPPPGATIEQVLMAADDQKLLMASDAGYGFVCTFNDLVARNRAGKVMITLPDNARALPPMEIHGADDMLLSITAAGRMLMFPVADLPQLSKGKGNKIVSIPAAQAAAGEDKLAWLFVLPPQASVTLHVGKRKLTLRPEDLQKFRAERGRKGTQLPRGLQRIDRVEVDAPVRASGGDSEE
- the ftsP gene encoding cell division protein FtsP, with protein sequence MSLSRRQFLQASGLALCAGAVPLRAEASGTQTLLPIPPLLESRRGQPLFLTLQRAHWAFMDNRKAAVWGINGMYLGPTVRVYSGDDVKLIYSNRLQEPVAMTVSGLQVPGTLMGGAPRMMSPNVDWSPVLPIRQAAATCWYHANTPNRMAPHVYNGLAGLWLVEDAVSKALPLPNHYGVDDFPLIIQDKRFDNFGTPQYDAPSQGGFVGDTLLVNGVQNPYVDVSRGWVRLRLLNASNARRYTLQLSDGRPFNVIASDQGFLPAPVAVQQLSLAPGERREVLIDMSKGEEVTITAGEAAGIMDRLRGLFEPSSILVSTQVLTLRPTGLLPLVTDNLPMRLLADQLLDGSASRTRDFRLGDGGVGINGAIWDMNRIDVQAQQGTWERWNIHADTPQAFHIQGVQFLIKRVNGAQPMAEDRGWKDTVWVDGDVELLVYFNQPTSEHFPFLYYSQTLEMADRGTAGQLMVQPTM